A portion of the Oscillospiraceae bacterium genome contains these proteins:
- a CDS encoding patatin-like phospholipase family protein, protein MENQTIPCKALVLAGGGARGSYQVGVWKALMELDWHPQIITGTSVGSLNGAMFVLDLYEVARDMWLTIRSKDVMELPEENADLSALHSFLRSVVKAGGMDVSPLEEIVERVLDEDALRRANIRFGLVTVEQRGLKPRELTLDEIPQGRVKDYLMASAACFPALRARDIDGVKFLDGGYSDNMPTGLAKKMGADELVCVDLEGVGITRPNLTGLPTTMVRSYWELGDILHFDPDTARRNVELGYYDTLRAFGRVRGCAYAVDNGPDSSADAAAFRARFDAVQKAVREKYPVTLTADAALLLARMKDAELAPLEAVAEDVGVDPTVYYTTRTLGQAFLDKCDRARMAGFAPLFAGSADAGRAALAALLPNTFLQALVWQALTAPELPEVTEHEDL, encoded by the coding sequence ATGGAAAACCAAACCATTCCGTGCAAAGCGCTGGTGCTGGCCGGCGGCGGAGCACGCGGCAGCTATCAGGTGGGCGTGTGGAAGGCTCTGATGGAGCTGGACTGGCACCCGCAGATCATCACCGGCACCAGTGTGGGCAGCCTGAACGGTGCCATGTTCGTGCTGGACCTGTACGAGGTGGCGCGGGATATGTGGCTGACCATCCGCAGCAAGGACGTGATGGAACTGCCCGAAGAAAACGCCGACCTGTCGGCCCTGCACAGTTTTCTGCGCAGTGTGGTGAAGGCCGGCGGTATGGATGTCTCGCCGCTGGAAGAGATCGTGGAACGGGTGCTGGACGAGGACGCGCTGCGCCGCGCCAACATCCGCTTTGGCCTTGTCACGGTGGAGCAGCGGGGCCTGAAGCCCCGGGAGCTGACGCTGGACGAGATCCCGCAGGGCCGCGTGAAGGATTACCTCATGGCCTCGGCGGCCTGCTTCCCTGCCCTGCGGGCGCGGGACATCGACGGGGTCAAGTTCCTGGACGGCGGCTACAGCGACAACATGCCCACCGGCCTTGCGAAAAAGATGGGGGCTGACGAGCTGGTGTGCGTGGACCTGGAGGGGGTGGGCATCACCCGCCCCAACCTCACCGGTCTGCCCACCACCATGGTGCGCAGCTACTGGGAGCTGGGCGACATCCTGCACTTTGACCCCGATACCGCCCGCCGCAATGTGGAGCTGGGTTATTACGACACCCTGCGGGCCTTTGGCCGGGTGCGGGGCTGCGCCTATGCCGTGGACAACGGCCCGGACAGCAGCGCCGATGCTGCCGCGTTCCGGGCACGGTTCGACGCGGTGCAGAAGGCCGTGCGGGAGAAATACCCCGTGACCCTTACCGCAGACGCGGCCCTGCTGCTGGCCCGGATGAAGGACGCCGAGCTTGCCCCGCTGGAAGCCGTGGCCGAGGACGTGGGGGTAGACCCCACGGTGTACTACACCACCCGGACGCTGGGGCAGGCGTTTCTGGACAAATGCGACCGTGCGCGCATGGCCGGGTTCGCCCCGTTGTTTGCAGGCAGCGCGGACGCGGGCCGGGCGGCGCTGGCAGCCCTGCTGCCCAATACATTCTTGCAGGCGCTGGTCTGGCAGGCCCTGACCGCGCCGGAACTGCCGGAGGTGACCGAACATGAAGATCTGTAA